Genomic window (Candidatus Methylacidiphilales bacterium):
CAGACATGACCTGCGACGGCGCGGCTCCTGCCGGAGCGTAGCGACAAGCAGGAGGCGTGACGGAGTAGGTCATTGGTCTGGATGCGCTGGTTAGCAGATTTTCTTCCTTGAGCCTTTCAGCGATCCAAACTTTGATAATCGACTGACGGGTCACCCCCAAACGGGTCGCCTGAAAGTCGAGAGAATCAATGACCCACTGGGGAAAATCCACATTCACCCTTTTCTGCTCAAGGCCAGGACGCCATGCGCGGGAAAGATCCAGGTAGGGGGTAATGTCGCCGCCTTCGTCAAAAATGCGGTCCAATTCACTGGCCTTGATCGTAGTTTTGTTTTTCTTCATCTCTTGATCTCCTTACCGATATGATTCTAAGGAGCAACTTCATTTTGCCCATGAGGTCATTCATGATTTCTGGTATTTTCTCTTTCTTTTCTACGCCGACGACCAGAACCTGACGTGCTTCACTGTCGCCTTCGATGAATGTCTGCGAAATGTAGGCTTCGCAAATTCCATCGACCTGAGCAACAACCTGACCTAGAGCGTCCGCTAGCACTTCTGGTATAGGCTTAGCTGGAGCACCGAAAAACATTTTGGTTCCACGGGGTAATGATCGCTCGCTCATAGTTTTATTGCAGAACGTCCTTCGTCAGCCATCCGCCTTTGGCGGATTGGCTGGACGAACTGGTTCGGCCTTTTGGGTCATCTAAATAGCCAGTCCTGATACTGCTTCCAATCAGCATCAATTAGCTGGAGCACCGAAAAACATTTTGGTTCCAC
Coding sequences:
- a CDS encoding enhanced serine sensitivity protein SseB C-terminal domain-containing protein is translated as MSERSLPRGTKMFFGAPAKPIPEVLADALGQVVAQVDGICEAYISQTFIEGDSEARQVLVVGVEKKEKIPEIMNDLMGKMKLLLRIISVRRSRDEEKQNYDQGQ